CTCGGTAAAGGCATTAGCTATGAAGACGGCCTCAAGCAGCAGAATGCCGCGGTGGACTCCATCCTTGATGGAAGCGGAAGCGAGACCTTGCTCCTGCTCGAACACGCCCCTGTCTACACCATCGGGCGCCTGCGCGATCAATCCTCGCTGGGCAACATGGCTTCCCTGCCCGCCCCTGTCTTTGAAACCAACCGCGGCGGCCAAGCTACCTATCATGGCCCGGGCCAGTTGGTCGGGTATCCCATTCTCGACCTGCGGGAGCGGAATCGGGATCTTCACGCCCATCTCCGCAACATCGAGGAGTCTCTCATTCTCACGTGCAGGGATCTCGGGATTGATGCCGGTCGCCGCGAAGGGCTCACCGGAGTCTGGGTGGAGAATCGCAAGCTGGCCTCGATCGGCGTGGGGGTGCGCAAGTGGATCTCCATGCACGGCTTCGCGATCAACATCACAGCCGAGTCGCTTCTGCCCTTCTTCGCCATCACACCTTGCGGGATCGACGGGGTCGTGATGAGCTGCGTCGCCCAAGAGGCGAAACGTCCCGTATCCGTGGATGAGTTCGCCAGTGCCTTTCAGCCGCACTTCGAGCGGATCTTCGCCCGCTAGGCATCCTTGGAAGCCTTCAGGCGCACCGCCACACAATCGGTTTGGGGGAGGATGAACTTCTCCAAGACGACCTCCACGCTCGCAGCCTGCGGATTCTCCAACACGAGGACGGCAATGTCGGAAGCCAAGGTCTCAATCAACTTCCTCGGTCGGGCCAAAGCGAGTTCTTGGATGCCGGCGGCAAGCACCGCGTAGTCGATTGTGCGGTCGATCTCATCCTCCATCGCGGCAAAGCCCACGCGTGGCTCGATCAAAAGACTCACCCGTAGTTCCTGGGCATCCGCCCGCTCTTCATCCGGCACGCCGATGAAGGTCTTCACCCTCAAGCGGCGGATCTCGATCCGGGCCTCGCTCTCCATACCGGCGGAGCGGAACGCGTCGCCGGGCCCGCGTCAAGGCCGCGCTTGACCCCCACCGTCCCCTCGCCCATCACCATGCCGTGGCCTTCCTGAAATCTCCCGCCTTCATCATCATAGGGTCCCAGATCCTTTTCTCCATCTCCGACGTGAT
The Luteolibacter rhizosphaerae DNA segment above includes these coding regions:
- a CDS encoding dihydroneopterin aldolase — encoded protein: MESEARIEIRRLRVKTFIGVPDEERADAQELRVSLLIEPRVGFAAMEDEIDRTIDYAVLAAGIQELALARPRKLIETLASDIAVLVLENPQAASVEVVLEKFILPQTDCVAVRLKASKDA
- the lipB gene encoding lipoyl(octanoyl) transferase LipB, with protein sequence MNTLHLGKGISYEDGLKQQNAAVDSILDGSGSETLLLLEHAPVYTIGRLRDQSSLGNMASLPAPVFETNRGGQATYHGPGQLVGYPILDLRERNRDLHAHLRNIEESLILTCRDLGIDAGRREGLTGVWVENRKLASIGVGVRKWISMHGFAINITAESLLPFFAITPCGIDGVVMSCVAQEAKRPVSVDEFASAFQPHFERIFAR